The Corynebacterium pseudopelargi genome contains a region encoding:
- a CDS encoding serine/threonine protein kinase, with translation MTEPHTEAVPFDPFADDEDDLTGIVAELQPEDYRAQVGIRAREQALSTFRSQSKESHSDRTVANGMVTLPFIPLIPLEDALKEPGEPAPQLSAGDVVAGQYEIAGVIGHGGMGYIYLANDRNVSGRMVVLKGIRAQAEAQQIGAAEAEREFLASISHPEIVKAYNFVDDPRVGGLIVMEYVPGPSLSSQQQNQENGVFSLDVAIGYILEILPALEYLHSRGVLYNDLKPDNIILTEDQVMLIDLGAVSGIGAFGYIYGTKGFQAPEVATEGPSVASDIFTIGRTLASMVVHMPKEDGVMQDLPTPDDEPLFAHNMSLYRLLRRATDPDPKERFQDVRTLETQLYGVLREFLAVHRDEQFPAQHSLYSPQRSTFGTKHLVYRTDQLIDGIERSVKITSEEINAALPVPLLDRSDPGASLISGSSYSEPSEALETMRQAMNQEEFATSKEIPLAVVRSLLDLGFIREARSWLEKLDSTMDTDWRHIWYSGITHLLLDDYAGAQHAFNEVYNVLPGEPAPKLARAAVSELLLQDRGKNNTKLLDSSVALAAANLEGEAIAEVGGTWRHLASKPEILRFKAIYLYALVWKTNPTTVSSAFGLARQLMAEQQVDMAVATLDSVSPASTHYRMAELTAILHLISGELTESRIRRAARRIEAIPNNEARFLQIKVAVLNAGLNWLREHQLDAAAAASDLLGYPFTQRGLQVGLYESLRTLARSAPNAHHRYALADMANKVRPMTWF, from the coding sequence ATGACAGAGCCACATACCGAGGCTGTCCCCTTCGACCCCTTTGCGGATGATGAAGATGATCTCACCGGCATCGTCGCCGAGCTACAGCCTGAAGATTATCGCGCGCAGGTAGGCATTCGTGCCCGAGAGCAGGCGCTTTCTACTTTCCGCAGCCAGAGCAAGGAAAGCCACTCCGATCGCACGGTGGCGAATGGCATGGTCACCTTGCCTTTTATTCCGCTGATTCCGCTCGAAGATGCGCTCAAGGAGCCGGGCGAGCCAGCCCCGCAGCTCAGCGCCGGCGATGTGGTGGCCGGGCAGTATGAGATCGCCGGTGTGATCGGCCACGGTGGCATGGGCTATATCTACCTGGCGAATGATCGCAATGTTTCCGGGCGCATGGTGGTGCTCAAGGGCATTCGCGCCCAGGCCGAGGCGCAGCAGATCGGCGCCGCGGAGGCCGAGAGGGAATTCCTGGCAAGTATTAGCCACCCGGAAATTGTGAAGGCCTATAACTTTGTCGACGATCCGCGCGTGGGCGGGCTGATCGTCATGGAGTATGTGCCAGGGCCTTCTTTGAGCTCCCAGCAACAAAACCAGGAAAACGGGGTATTTTCCCTCGATGTTGCCATTGGCTACATCCTGGAAATCTTGCCGGCCTTGGAGTATCTGCATTCCCGCGGTGTGCTCTATAACGACCTCAAACCAGACAATATTATTCTCACCGAGGATCAGGTAATGCTGATCGACTTGGGTGCGGTTTCTGGCATTGGTGCCTTTGGGTATATCTACGGCACGAAGGGTTTTCAGGCGCCGGAGGTGGCCACGGAGGGACCGTCGGTAGCTAGCGACATCTTCACCATCGGCCGCACGTTGGCCTCGATGGTGGTGCACATGCCAAAAGAAGATGGGGTAATGCAAGATCTTCCGACCCCGGATGATGAGCCTCTCTTTGCGCACAATATGTCGCTGTATAGGCTTCTAAGGCGCGCCACTGATCCTGACCCAAAGGAGCGTTTCCAGGATGTGCGCACGCTGGAAACCCAGCTCTATGGGGTGCTTCGCGAGTTCCTGGCCGTGCATCGCGATGAGCAGTTCCCGGCGCAACATTCGCTCTACTCTCCGCAGCGTTCCACCTTTGGCACCAAGCACTTGGTCTACCGCACGGACCAGCTTATCGACGGCATTGAGCGCAGCGTCAAGATCACCAGCGAAGAGATCAATGCGGCCTTGCCGGTGCCGCTGCTTGATCGCAGTGATCCCGGTGCGAGTTTGATTAGCGGCTCGTCCTATTCGGAGCCCTCGGAGGCTTTGGAAACGATGCGCCAGGCGATGAATCAGGAGGAGTTTGCTACCTCTAAGGAAATTCCGCTGGCCGTGGTGCGTTCCCTGCTTGACCTTGGTTTTATCCGCGAGGCACGCTCCTGGCTAGAAAAGCTCGACTCCACCATGGATACCGATTGGCGCCATATTTGGTATTCGGGCATCACCCATTTGCTTCTCGACGACTACGCCGGCGCCCAACACGCCTTTAACGAGGTATATAACGTCTTGCCGGGCGAGCCCGCCCCCAAACTTGCACGCGCCGCGGTATCGGAACTGCTGTTGCAGGATAGGGGCAAAAATAACACCAAGTTGCTGGACTCTTCGGTGGCGCTTGCTGCCGCGAACCTTGAGGGCGAAGCAATTGCCGAGGTGGGTGGCACGTGGAGGCATCTGGCGAGCAAGCCGGAGATTTTGCGCTTTAAGGCGATCTATCTTTATGCCTTGGTGTGGAAGACCAATCCCACCACTGTGTCTTCTGCTTTTGGTTTGGCACGCCAGTTGATGGCCGAGCAGCAGGTGGATATGGCTGTGGCCACGCTCGATTCCGTTTCTCCTGCCTCTACGCACTATCGCATGGCGGAGTTGACCGCGATTCTGCACTTGATCAGTGGTGAGCTCACTGAGTCTCGTATCCGCAGGGCGGCACGAAGGATCGAGGCGATTCCTAATAATGAGGCTCGCTTCTTGCAGATCAAGGTTGCCGTGCTCAACGCAGGGCTCAATTGGCTGCGTGAGCATCAACTCGACGCAGCCGCAGCCGCCAGCGATTTGCTTGGTTACCCCTTTACCCAGCGTGGTTTGCAGGTTGGTTTGTATGAGTCTTTGCGCAC
- a CDS encoding glutamate ABC transporter substrate-binding protein, translated as MRRMLPLLLCALAACAAPEAPLEEAPTPPAALPLPEGAVEIPASEIRTHELITSNLLGSLRPNEQDIPEIKQRGRLVVGVDQSQNLLSFRDPATGELSGFEISLAKEIARDIFGDPNKVEFRFVDSASWIQSLEDQDVDCVIRSVSITRDRQDQVFFSTPYLTGDTQLLSERNSGIEQAEEIGQGTVCAAEGATGVQRIAKAAPDSTLLIVRSSADCLLALQQNQADAIVSDNTILSGMVAQDPLTHIVGDPLAQESYGVAFAKPGARHNTEGLIRQVNATLERIYRDGTWEKMYEEWFGAYLPAQEPPALNYRKEQP; from the coding sequence ATGCGCCGCATGTTGCCACTGCTGCTTTGTGCCCTAGCGGCCTGCGCTGCCCCAGAAGCGCCCTTGGAAGAAGCACCCACTCCCCCGGCTGCCCTGCCGCTACCGGAAGGCGCGGTGGAAATCCCCGCCTCCGAGATCCGCACCCACGAGTTAATTACCTCGAATCTTCTGGGTTCGCTGCGGCCGAATGAGCAAGACATTCCAGAGATTAAGCAACGCGGGCGCTTGGTTGTGGGCGTGGATCAATCCCAAAACCTTTTAAGTTTCCGCGACCCGGCTACCGGCGAACTCAGCGGCTTTGAAATCTCTTTAGCCAAGGAAATTGCCCGCGATATTTTTGGCGATCCCAATAAGGTCGAGTTCCGTTTTGTGGATTCAGCCTCGTGGATTCAATCGCTTGAAGATCAAGACGTAGACTGCGTGATTCGCTCAGTCTCTATTACCCGAGACCGCCAAGACCAGGTCTTCTTTTCTACCCCCTACCTCACCGGCGATACCCAACTGCTAAGCGAGCGCAATTCCGGCATCGAGCAGGCCGAAGAGATTGGCCAAGGCACCGTGTGCGCCGCCGAGGGGGCTACTGGTGTGCAGCGCATTGCCAAAGCCGCTCCCGATTCCACTTTGCTCATTGTGCGATCCAGCGCTGATTGTTTGCTTGCCTTGCAGCAAAACCAGGCCGATGCCATTGTCTCGGATAACACCATTTTGTCTGGCATGGTGGCCCAAGATCCCTTGACGCATATTGTGGGCGATCCTCTTGCGCAAGAAAGCTACGGCGTTGCCTTTGCTAAACCTGGTGCGCGCCATAACACCGAGGGGCTTATCCGTCAGGTAAATGCCACCTTGGAGCGCATTTACCGCGATGGCACTTGGGAGAAGATGTATGAAGAGTGGTTCGGGGCCTATCTTCCAGCGCAGGAGCCACCCGCGCTGAATTATCGAAAGGAGCAGCCATGA
- a CDS encoding MCP four helix bundle domain-containing protein yields the protein MEDHSTLRTKLPATSFSPVAAVDQDTEDHWLDRISAHRRQRRNRWQQLWYDSVKYPKAWAQKLWRYLTTTPGKMTSVVVLLTVAMVVAGVTMAQTAAQRRAELDTLVNNTEPVSYLAHTLYSDLSLANTLATVNFVNSAESSDGRRQQYNQALQDAAAAVASTAGGMNDSEGRPMELVGTISQKLPVYAGLVETARANARQGNPVAVAYMSEASTLMREQILPAASELYTLTGETVTEEQHHASRPLLIPLAGLGLTLLALVLAQLWLARTTRRRLNAGFLAATVLLGVVTTWSAAASIVTWQAGVRGHEQAIAPMEALTDARIKAQQALSSETLALVRRQSLQNSEQSFDAALRHVDSALEDFSYSPLAKDNEASIDQAREATVQWSREHARIAEAISTGDFDSAWNATNERDQSFEQLDQALASIISDTRSATRSFIERGIVASSLLSLGVLIMTGLAIIAVWVGIRPRLQEYL from the coding sequence ATGGAGGATCACTCGACGCTTCGCACGAAGCTTCCTGCGACGTCCTTCAGCCCTGTCGCCGCGGTGGATCAAGATACCGAGGATCATTGGCTCGATCGCATCAGTGCACACCGTCGCCAGCGCCGTAACCGCTGGCAGCAGCTTTGGTACGACTCGGTCAAATACCCAAAGGCCTGGGCTCAGAAGCTTTGGCGCTACCTCACCACCACTCCCGGCAAAATGACGTCCGTTGTGGTGCTATTGACGGTGGCGATGGTGGTTGCTGGTGTGACCATGGCCCAAACCGCAGCCCAACGCCGTGCCGAGCTCGACACTTTGGTCAATAACACCGAGCCGGTGAGCTACCTTGCGCACACCCTGTACTCGGATTTATCCCTGGCAAACACCTTGGCCACCGTCAATTTTGTGAATTCGGCGGAAAGCTCCGATGGCAGAAGGCAGCAGTATAACCAGGCGCTTCAAGATGCAGCAGCGGCCGTGGCTTCCACCGCCGGCGGCATGAACGATAGCGAAGGCCGCCCCATGGAATTGGTGGGCACCATCTCCCAAAAACTGCCGGTATATGCGGGTTTGGTAGAAACGGCCCGCGCCAATGCGCGCCAGGGCAATCCCGTGGCGGTGGCCTATATGTCTGAGGCTTCTACCTTGATGCGTGAGCAGATCCTGCCTGCTGCCTCAGAGTTGTACACGCTCACCGGCGAAACGGTGACCGAGGAACAGCACCATGCCTCCCGCCCGCTTTTGATTCCCTTAGCGGGCCTCGGCCTTACCCTTTTGGCGCTGGTACTGGCCCAATTATGGCTTGCGCGCACCACGCGCCGAAGGCTCAATGCCGGATTTCTGGCCGCCACGGTGTTGCTCGGCGTTGTCACTACTTGGTCGGCTGCGGCTAGCATCGTCACCTGGCAAGCGGGGGTTCGCGGGCATGAACAGGCCATTGCCCCCATGGAGGCGCTTACCGACGCCCGCATTAAAGCCCAACAGGCCCTGTCTTCGGAAACGCTCGCATTGGTTCGCAGGCAATCGCTACAAAACTCGGAACAAAGCTTCGATGCTGCATTGAGGCACGTCGATAGTGCCCTGGAGGATTTTTCCTATTCCCCTCTGGCAAAAGACAATGAGGCCTCGATTGATCAGGCCCGCGAGGCCACCGTGCAGTGGTCAAGGGAGCATGCGCGCATTGCCGAGGCAATCAGCACCGGCGACTTCGATTCCGCATGGAACGCCACGAATGAACGCGACCAAAGTTTTGAACAGCTCGATCAAGCGCTTGCCTCCATCATCAGCGATACGCGAAGCGCCACCCGCTCCTTTATCGAGCGCGGCATCGTCGCATCTTCGCTGCTGAGCCTTGGTGTGCTCATCATGACTGGCCTTGCCATCATCGCCGTGTGGGTTGGTATTCGCCCCCGACTTCAGGAGTACCTCTAA
- a CDS encoding NUDIX domain-containing protein — MAGEGNGWAAGPEGMRMWGRYGAAGLFLIHQDDPEFRVLMQHRAAWTSQGNTWALPGGARDVWETPEEAAGREAFEETGIHPTQYAVLGSKITAGPFPADPLRPDLAGDWSYTTVLGLAPEALKVAANEESFELRWVPAGEVASLALLPAFAQAWPDLRAWATKMLG; from the coding sequence ATGGCTGGCGAAGGCAATGGATGGGCAGCAGGACCAGAAGGCATGCGTATGTGGGGTCGCTATGGTGCCGCCGGGCTTTTCCTCATCCACCAAGACGATCCCGAATTCCGTGTGCTCATGCAGCACAGGGCCGCGTGGACCAGCCAAGGAAATACCTGGGCGCTTCCAGGCGGTGCCCGCGATGTGTGGGAAACCCCAGAAGAAGCAGCCGGGCGTGAAGCCTTCGAGGAAACAGGCATCCACCCAACCCAATATGCAGTGCTGGGCTCGAAAATTACCGCAGGCCCTTTTCCCGCCGATCCTCTTCGCCCGGATCTAGCAGGCGATTGGAGCTACACCACGGTCCTTGGCCTGGCGCCAGAGGCGCTGAAGGTGGCAGCCAATGAGGAATCCTTTGAGCTGCGTTGGGTGCCAGCAGGTGAGGTCGCATCATTGGCCTTGCTGCCCGCCTTTGCGCAGGCCTGGCCGGATTTACGCGCCTGGGCTACCAAGATGCTGGGCTAG